One part of the Anaeromyxobacter sp. Fw109-5 genome encodes these proteins:
- a CDS encoding STAS domain-containing protein: MERIPILRMGEFLLVTIQVDMHDQLALALQDDLTAQITRTGARGVLIDISSLDVVDSFIGRMLGSIASMSQLMDAETVVVGMRPSVAITLVELGLTLHGIRTALDVEKGMTLLRASAARRRRA, translated from the coding sequence ATGGAGCGCATCCCGATCCTGAGGATGGGCGAGTTCCTGCTCGTCACCATCCAGGTCGACATGCACGATCAGCTCGCGCTCGCGCTGCAGGACGACCTGACGGCGCAGATCACCCGCACCGGCGCGCGCGGCGTGCTCATCGACATCTCCTCGCTGGACGTCGTGGACTCCTTCATCGGGCGCATGCTCGGCTCCATCGCGTCCATGTCGCAGCTCATGGACGCCGAGACGGTCGTCGTGGGGATGCGGCCTTCGGTGGCGATCACGCTCGTGGAGCTGGGGCTCACGCTGCACGGCATCCGCACCGCCCTCGACGTGGAGAAGGGGATGACGCTGCTCCGCGCGAGCGCCGCCCGCAGACGCCGGGCGTGA
- a CDS encoding anti-sigma regulatory factor yields the protein MLVLKEETVAIASDADVVLVRQLVRRHALELRFSLVDQTKLVTAASELARNALEHGRGGELLLQILQEPPRSGLRLVFTDRGPGIANVELAMKDGYTTGGGLGLGLGGAKRLVNEFAIESTPGSGTRVTVTKWR from the coding sequence ATGCTCGTCTTGAAGGAGGAGACGGTCGCGATCGCGTCCGACGCGGACGTCGTGCTCGTCCGGCAGCTGGTCCGACGCCACGCGCTGGAGCTGCGGTTCTCCCTCGTGGACCAGACGAAGCTGGTCACGGCGGCGAGCGAGCTCGCGCGCAACGCCCTCGAGCACGGCCGGGGCGGGGAGCTGCTCCTCCAGATCCTCCAGGAGCCGCCGCGGTCCGGCCTGCGGCTCGTCTTCACCGATCGCGGCCCGGGGATCGCGAACGTGGAGCTCGCCATGAAGGACGGTTACACCACGGGGGGCGGGCTCGGCTTGGGGCTCGGAGGGGCGAAGCGGCTGGTGAACGAGTTCGCGATCGAGTCCACACCGGGGTCCGGGACGCGCGTCACGGTGACGAAGTGGCGCTGA
- a CDS encoding SpoIIE family protein phosphatase: protein MALTHGESLVVPVGEESQVGEARRSARRMASDLGLGEVAAERAAIVASEAARNIVTHGGGGLVAIHPIGHPPSGIAIIGLDRGRGIGDVATAMRDGHSTAGTPGEGLGAMSRVGSAFDLWSAPGKGTALVAEVWAAGQRPPRRLAAGALSVAKPGEQVCGDGWALVELEDRAVLAVADGLGHGRAAADAARVAIEVVRRTADLAPRDIVDAAHAALRATRGAALAVAALDLATGELRYAGLGNVVGAIVGGGASRRLVSLAGTVGHAVRSIQEFSYSLPEGAVLVMHSDGIATHWDVAAYPGLAARHPALLAGVLFRDHARGRDDATVLAARRAR, encoded by the coding sequence GTGGCGCTGACCCACGGAGAGAGCCTCGTCGTCCCCGTCGGCGAGGAGTCGCAGGTCGGCGAGGCCCGCCGCTCGGCGCGCCGGATGGCCAGCGACCTGGGGCTCGGCGAGGTGGCCGCCGAGCGGGCCGCCATCGTGGCGAGCGAGGCGGCCCGCAACATCGTGACCCACGGCGGCGGCGGCCTCGTCGCCATCCACCCCATCGGCCACCCGCCGAGCGGGATCGCGATCATCGGCCTCGATCGGGGGCGGGGGATCGGCGACGTCGCGACCGCGATGCGCGACGGTCACTCGACCGCCGGCACCCCCGGCGAGGGGCTCGGCGCCATGTCGCGCGTCGGCTCCGCCTTCGATCTGTGGAGCGCGCCGGGGAAGGGGACCGCGCTCGTGGCCGAGGTCTGGGCGGCGGGGCAGCGCCCGCCGCGCCGGCTGGCGGCAGGGGCGCTGTCGGTCGCGAAGCCCGGCGAGCAGGTGTGCGGCGATGGGTGGGCGCTCGTGGAGCTCGAGGACCGGGCGGTGCTCGCCGTCGCGGACGGCCTCGGGCACGGCCGTGCCGCGGCGGACGCCGCGCGCGTGGCGATCGAGGTCGTGCGCCGGACGGCGGACCTCGCGCCGCGCGACATCGTCGACGCGGCCCACGCGGCGTTGCGGGCGACCCGGGGCGCCGCCCTGGCGGTCGCGGCGCTGGACCTCGCGACGGGAGAGCTGCGCTACGCCGGGCTCGGCAACGTGGTCGGCGCGATCGTCGGCGGCGGCGCCTCGCGGCGCCTCGTCTCGCTCGCCGGGACGGTCGGGCACGCGGTGCGCTCCATCCAGGAGTTCTCCTATTCGCTCCCCGAGGGCGCCGTCCTCGTCATGCACTCCGACGGCATCGCGACGCACTGGGACGTCGCCGCGTACCCCGGCCTCGCGGCGCGGCATCCGGCGCTCCTCGCGGGCGTGCTGTTCCGGGATCATGCCCGGGGCCGCGACGACGCGACCGTCCTCGCCGCGCGGAGGGCGCGTTGA
- a CDS encoding ATP-binding protein — protein MSARAAAPGAPLLTIAVRREEDVVLARQRARQVARLVGIASSEQTRLATAVSEIARNAWKYAGGGKVEIALEPDEEEGSALVVRVRDRGGGVTELDAILAGRYRSPTGMGLGISGSRRLVDRFDIQTGPSGTTVTLAKLLPPGSGPATPRELAAVVEELQRERPHDALEELTSQNQELLRTLDALRERERQLVAVNRELEDTNRGVVALYAELDEKADYLRRASELKSRFLSNMSHEFRTPLNTVISFCRMLLDETDGPLNDEQRKQVGFARRAAEGMLDLVSDLLDLAKVEAGKTTVRSSPFEASELFGALRGMLRPLLATTQVTLHFEDPVGLPTLYTDEGKISQILRNFISNALKFTERGEVRVSARRQGDRVVFSVSDTGIGIAREDLDRIFQEYGQLDSPVQRRVRGTGLGLPLSKRLAELLGGRLAVKSEPGVGSTFSLEVPLLYGGPPEIGTVADVCALHDPTRYPVLVVEDNPETIFAYEKYVRGTPFQVLPVGTLPEARHAVQRLRPIAVVLDVMLGAEAAWPLLSELKGSALTRGIPVYVVTMVENRGKAKGLGADDFSEKPLERAWLLSRLETAAALLPREEVVVVDDEEASRYLLRSLLEETRYAVQDASSGEEALALVAERRPAAVFLDWKMPGMDGGEVLARLLADPQTRDVPVIVYTGEELGPEQRARAGGAAAILGKGRPRASALQEIREALARLAGGVTRS, from the coding sequence TTGAGCGCGCGGGCCGCCGCCCCGGGCGCTCCGCTCCTGACCATCGCGGTGCGCCGCGAGGAGGACGTCGTGCTCGCGCGGCAGCGTGCGCGGCAGGTGGCGCGGCTCGTCGGGATCGCTTCGTCCGAGCAGACGCGCCTCGCCACCGCCGTGTCGGAGATCGCGCGCAACGCCTGGAAGTACGCGGGCGGCGGGAAGGTCGAGATCGCGCTCGAGCCCGACGAGGAGGAGGGGAGCGCGCTCGTCGTCCGCGTCCGGGATCGGGGCGGCGGGGTGACCGAGCTGGACGCCATCCTGGCCGGGCGGTACCGCTCCCCGACCGGGATGGGGCTCGGGATCTCCGGCAGCCGCCGCCTCGTCGATCGATTCGACATCCAGACCGGCCCGTCCGGCACCACGGTGACCCTGGCGAAGCTCTTGCCCCCGGGGTCGGGGCCCGCGACGCCGCGCGAGCTCGCCGCCGTGGTGGAGGAGCTTCAGCGGGAGCGGCCGCACGACGCCCTCGAGGAGCTCACGAGCCAGAACCAGGAGCTGCTGCGGACGCTCGACGCGCTGAGGGAGCGCGAGCGGCAGCTCGTGGCGGTGAACCGCGAGCTCGAGGACACGAACCGCGGCGTCGTAGCGCTCTACGCCGAGCTGGACGAGAAGGCCGACTACCTCCGGCGCGCGTCGGAGCTGAAGAGCCGGTTCCTCTCGAACATGAGCCACGAGTTCCGGACGCCGCTCAACACCGTCATCTCGTTCTGTCGGATGCTGCTCGACGAGACCGACGGTCCCCTGAACGACGAGCAGCGCAAGCAGGTGGGCTTCGCGAGGCGCGCCGCGGAGGGGATGCTGGACCTCGTGAGCGACCTGCTCGATCTCGCCAAGGTCGAGGCGGGGAAGACCACGGTCCGCTCCTCGCCGTTCGAGGCGAGCGAGCTGTTCGGCGCGCTCCGCGGCATGCTGCGCCCGCTCCTGGCGACGACCCAGGTGACGCTCCACTTCGAGGACCCCGTCGGCCTGCCGACGCTCTACACCGACGAGGGCAAGATCTCGCAGATCCTCCGCAACTTCATCTCGAACGCCCTCAAGTTCACCGAGCGCGGCGAGGTCCGCGTGAGCGCGCGGCGTCAGGGCGACCGGGTCGTGTTCTCGGTGTCCGACACCGGCATCGGGATCGCCAGGGAGGACCTGGATCGGATCTTCCAGGAGTACGGGCAGCTCGACTCGCCGGTGCAGCGGCGGGTGCGCGGCACGGGGCTGGGGCTCCCGCTCTCGAAGCGGCTCGCCGAGCTGCTCGGGGGGCGCCTGGCGGTGAAGAGCGAGCCCGGCGTCGGCTCCACCTTCTCGCTCGAGGTGCCGCTCCTGTACGGGGGTCCCCCCGAGATCGGTACGGTCGCGGACGTGTGCGCCCTCCACGATCCCACCCGGTACCCCGTGCTCGTCGTCGAGGACAACCCCGAGACCATCTTCGCGTACGAGAAGTACGTGAGGGGGACGCCGTTCCAGGTGCTCCCGGTGGGGACGCTGCCCGAGGCGCGCCACGCGGTGCAGCGGCTGCGCCCGATCGCGGTGGTGCTCGACGTCATGCTGGGAGCCGAGGCGGCGTGGCCGCTGCTGTCCGAGCTCAAGGGCTCCGCGCTCACCCGCGGGATCCCGGTCTACGTCGTGACGATGGTCGAGAACCGCGGCAAGGCGAAGGGCCTCGGCGCGGACGACTTCTCCGAGAAGCCCCTCGAGCGGGCGTGGCTCCTCTCGCGCCTCGAGACGGCCGCGGCGCTGCTCCCGCGCGAGGAGGTGGTGGTCGTCGACGACGAAGAGGCGTCGCGCTACCTGCTCCGCTCGCTGCTCGAGGAGACGCGCTACGCCGTCCAGGACGCCTCGTCGGGCGAGGAGGCGCTGGCGCTGGTCGCGGAGCGGCGCCCGGCGGCGGTCTTCCTCGACTGGAAGATGCCGGGGATGGACGGCGGGGAGGTGCTGGCGCGGCTCCTCGCGGATCCGCAGACCCGCGACGTGCCGGTGATCGTCTACACCGGCGAGGAGCTCGGCCCCGAGCAGCGCGCCCGCGCCGGAGGCGCCGCGGCGATCCTCGGCAAGGGCCGGCCGAGGGCGTCCGCGCTGCAGGAGATCCGCGAGGCCCTGGCGCGGCTCGCAGGAGGCGTGACGAGGTCGTGA
- a CDS encoding ATP-binding protein, whose protein sequence is MSTRAHILFVEDDAGTRYAVNRVLANAGFRVSVAATGAQALALARSARPDLVLLDVQLPDAIGFDVCRELKADPATSALPVVFLSARRADAEDLVRGLEGGADLYLTHPVEPHVLVAALNALLRVRLAEARLRRFVDSNMIGVAEFDAESVLTDGNDELLRILGLTREDIAAGRVTWPEIVPSEWQAQQASLEGRPRREGMVGPLEKEYQRKDGSRVSVLIGAAALPARSEGVAFVLDLSERKRAEREREEALARAEAAQRRMGFLLSATSALMVSPGEIAAALRRLATLCAREIADWCIVDRATPEGAVRMAVAAADPARAADAAVVEARAPGRAGAIARALAEGTPQQLELVDDPEALEPARDGRHRQALLTLRVGAAAVFPLVQGGHVLGALTMVRARRGATIAPVELALGEEVAGRAAVALENELLHEELSRSLRAREQTLAEVSHDLRNPLSSIILAAAQLERSAGRSELPDLVGRRAASIRRAGDRMNHLVQDLLDLARAENGRLELDVGEHSARELVDDAVESIAPVVRERELRVRAAVEPLLVRCDRERVHRVLANLLSNAVKVSPRKGTVELTARQRERAVLFTVADEGPGISLDEQRHMFEHYWRGRESGAQGVGIGLSIVKTLVERHGGKVWVDSVPGAGARFSFTLPRAED, encoded by the coding sequence GTGAGCACCCGGGCGCACATCCTGTTCGTCGAGGACGACGCGGGGACGCGCTACGCCGTGAACCGCGTCCTCGCGAACGCCGGCTTCCGGGTCAGCGTCGCCGCCACGGGGGCGCAGGCGCTGGCCCTCGCGCGCTCGGCGCGGCCGGACCTCGTGCTGCTCGACGTGCAGCTCCCGGACGCGATCGGCTTCGACGTCTGCCGCGAGCTCAAGGCAGACCCCGCCACGTCGGCGCTGCCGGTGGTGTTCCTCTCCGCGCGGCGCGCGGACGCCGAGGACCTCGTGCGCGGCCTGGAGGGGGGCGCGGACCTGTACCTCACGCACCCGGTCGAGCCCCACGTGCTGGTCGCGGCGCTGAACGCCCTGCTGCGCGTCCGCCTCGCCGAGGCGCGCCTCCGCCGGTTCGTCGACTCGAACATGATCGGCGTGGCGGAGTTCGACGCGGAGAGCGTCCTCACCGACGGTAACGACGAGCTCCTGCGCATCCTGGGGCTCACGCGCGAGGACATCGCGGCGGGGCGCGTGACCTGGCCCGAGATCGTCCCCTCCGAGTGGCAGGCGCAGCAGGCGAGCCTCGAGGGGCGGCCTCGGCGCGAGGGCATGGTGGGGCCGCTGGAGAAGGAGTACCAGCGCAAGGACGGGAGCCGGGTGTCCGTGCTCATCGGCGCCGCGGCGCTCCCGGCGCGGTCCGAGGGCGTCGCGTTCGTGCTCGACCTGTCCGAGCGCAAGCGCGCCGAGCGCGAGCGCGAGGAGGCGCTCGCGCGCGCCGAGGCGGCCCAGCGGCGGATGGGGTTCTTGCTCTCGGCCACGAGCGCGCTCATGGTCTCGCCCGGCGAGATCGCGGCCGCCCTGCGCCGGCTCGCCACGCTGTGCGCGCGGGAGATCGCCGACTGGTGCATCGTCGACCGCGCCACGCCCGAGGGCGCCGTGCGGATGGCGGTGGCGGCGGCCGATCCCGCGCGCGCCGCCGACGCGGCCGTGGTGGAGGCGCGGGCCCCCGGCCGGGCGGGCGCCATCGCCCGCGCCCTCGCCGAGGGGACGCCCCAGCAGCTGGAGCTCGTGGACGATCCCGAGGCGCTCGAGCCCGCGCGCGACGGACGGCACCGGCAGGCCCTGCTCACCCTCCGGGTGGGCGCGGCGGCGGTGTTCCCCCTCGTCCAGGGCGGCCACGTGCTGGGCGCGCTGACGATGGTGAGGGCGCGCCGGGGGGCGACGATCGCGCCGGTCGAGCTCGCGCTCGGCGAGGAGGTGGCGGGGCGGGCCGCCGTCGCGCTCGAGAACGAGCTGCTCCACGAGGAGCTCTCGCGGTCGCTCCGCGCCCGCGAGCAGACGCTCGCCGAGGTCTCGCACGATCTCCGCAACCCGCTCTCGTCGATCATCCTCGCGGCGGCGCAGCTGGAGCGCTCGGCGGGGCGCTCCGAGCTGCCCGACCTCGTCGGGCGGCGCGCCGCGAGCATCCGCCGCGCCGGGGACCGGATGAACCACCTCGTCCAGGACCTGCTCGACCTCGCGCGCGCCGAGAACGGGCGGCTCGAGCTCGACGTCGGGGAGCACTCCGCGCGCGAGCTCGTCGACGACGCGGTGGAGAGCATCGCGCCCGTCGTGCGGGAGCGCGAGCTGCGCGTGCGGGCCGCGGTGGAGCCGCTCCTCGTCCGGTGCGATCGCGAGCGGGTGCACCGCGTCCTCGCGAACCTGCTCTCGAACGCGGTGAAGGTGAGCCCGCGCAAGGGCACCGTCGAGCTCACGGCCCGCCAGCGCGAGCGCGCGGTGCTGTTCACCGTCGCGGACGAGGGGCCGGGGATCTCGCTGGACGAGCAGCGCCACATGTTCGAGCACTACTGGCGCGGCCGCGAGTCGGGGGCGCAGGGCGTCGGGATCGGCCTGTCGATCGTGAAGACCCTCGTGGAGCGGCACGGCGGGAAGGTGTGGGTCGACAGCGTGCCCGGCGCGGGCGCGCGGTTCTCCTTCACCTTGCCGCGCGCCGAGGACTGA
- the rarD gene encoding EamA family transporter RarD: MTSPSSRDERSAGLAYALAAYLSWGLLPLYFKALKHVPAPEILAHRVVWSLVLLAALLAVRGEQGAFTAPFRGGRWRILAATTTLISTNWLVYIWAVNAGRIVEASLGYFMNPLVNVLLGVAFLGETLSGRQRAAIGLAAAGVLVLVLRAGTFPWVSLVLATSFGVYGLVRKRAAIEAVGGLFAETALLAPLALAFLGVRAAGGAGAFGSTPGTTVLLAAAGVITALPLVWFTLGVHRLRLSTMGLVQYIAPTGQFLLGVALYREPFTRPHAAAFGLIWASLALYTWDALGRLRPIER, from the coding sequence GTGACCTCCCCCTCCTCCCGCGACGAGCGCTCCGCAGGGCTCGCCTACGCGCTCGCCGCGTACCTCTCCTGGGGCCTGTTGCCCCTGTACTTCAAGGCGCTGAAGCACGTCCCGGCCCCCGAGATCCTCGCGCACCGGGTGGTCTGGTCCCTCGTCCTGCTCGCCGCCCTGCTCGCGGTGCGCGGCGAGCAGGGCGCGTTCACCGCGCCCTTCCGCGGAGGTCGCTGGCGGATCCTGGCGGCGACGACGACCCTCATCTCCACGAACTGGCTCGTCTACATCTGGGCGGTGAACGCCGGCCGCATCGTCGAGGCGAGCCTCGGGTACTTCATGAACCCGCTCGTCAACGTGCTCCTCGGGGTGGCGTTCCTCGGCGAGACGCTCTCCGGGCGGCAGCGGGCCGCCATCGGGCTCGCGGCCGCGGGGGTGCTGGTCCTCGTGCTGCGCGCGGGCACCTTCCCTTGGGTCTCGCTCGTCCTCGCCACCTCGTTCGGCGTCTACGGCCTCGTCCGCAAGCGCGCCGCCATCGAGGCCGTCGGCGGCCTGTTCGCCGAGACCGCCCTGCTCGCCCCGCTCGCGCTCGCGTTCCTCGGGGTCCGGGCCGCCGGCGGCGCGGGCGCATTCGGCAGCACGCCCGGCACGACCGTCCTCCTCGCCGCGGCCGGGGTGATCACCGCCCTCCCGCTCGTGTGGTTCACGCTCGGCGTGCACCGGCTGCGCCTCTCGACGATGGGGCTCGTGCAGTACATCGCGCCGACCGGCCAGTTCCTGCTCGGCGTGGCGCTGTACCGGGAGCCCTTCACGCGCCCGCACGCCGCGGCGTTCGGGCTGATCTGGGCGTCGCTCGCGCTGTACACCTGGGACGCGCTCGGCCGGCTGCGGCCGATCGAGCGGTGA
- a CDS encoding universal stress protein, which produces MPTADWKRICCPIDFSDASRAAMEVAADLARRTGAELWLLHAYPVPGYTFPDGSVVASPKMLQDLADGAQRHLDEWRTAAEGLGAPRVETAKEAGEPAAEIVAFARERGVDLLVLGTHGRTGLEHALMGSIAERVVRKAHCPVLTVRPPPA; this is translated from the coding sequence ATGCCGACCGCCGACTGGAAGCGGATCTGCTGCCCGATCGACTTCTCCGACGCCTCGCGCGCCGCCATGGAGGTCGCCGCCGACCTCGCCCGCCGGACGGGCGCCGAGCTGTGGCTGCTGCACGCCTATCCCGTCCCCGGCTACACCTTCCCGGACGGCTCGGTCGTGGCCAGCCCGAAGATGCTGCAGGACCTGGCGGATGGCGCGCAGCGCCACCTCGACGAGTGGCGCACGGCGGCCGAGGGCCTCGGCGCTCCGCGCGTGGAGACCGCGAAGGAGGCCGGCGAGCCCGCCGCCGAGATCGTGGCGTTCGCGCGCGAGCGCGGCGTGGACCTGCTCGTCCTCGGCACCCACGGGCGCACCGGGCTCGAGCACGCGCTGATGGGCTCGATCGCCGAGCGCGTGGTGCGCAAGGCGCACTGCCCCGTGCTCACGGTGCGGCCGCCCCCGGCGTAG
- a CDS encoding SRPBCC family protein: protein MGRLWVLERVQLVPRPREEVFSFFSDAHNLEAITPRFLRFRIVTRGPIALAAGTLIDYRLSLFGVPFSWRTRIEECVPGERFVDVQLSGPYRRWRHLHAFEDAPGGTVVEDRVEYELPLGPLGTLAHALFVRRALARIFGHRAQRISALLAPGAATPGAAAP, encoded by the coding sequence ATGGGACGCCTCTGGGTGCTCGAGCGCGTGCAGCTCGTGCCGCGCCCCCGCGAGGAGGTGTTCTCCTTCTTCTCCGACGCGCACAACCTCGAGGCGATCACGCCGCGCTTCCTGCGCTTCCGCATCGTGACGCGCGGCCCCATCGCGCTCGCCGCCGGGACCCTGATCGACTACCGGCTCTCGCTCTTCGGCGTGCCGTTCTCCTGGCGGACGCGCATCGAGGAGTGCGTCCCCGGCGAGCGGTTCGTCGACGTCCAGCTGTCCGGCCCGTACCGGCGCTGGCGTCACCTCCACGCCTTCGAGGACGCACCCGGCGGGACGGTGGTCGAGGATCGCGTCGAGTACGAGCTGCCGCTCGGGCCGCTGGGTACGCTCGCCCACGCGCTCTTCGTCCGCCGCGCGCTGGCGCGGATCTTCGGGCACCGCGCGCAGCGGATCTCGGCCCTGCTCGCGCCGGGGGCGGCTACGCCGGGGGCGGCCGCACCGTGA
- a CDS encoding dihydroorotate dehydrogenase-like protein, with product MAELVTEYMGLALPSPLVLASCALSNRVENLEMAEGHGAGAVVLRSLFEEQLEGAASALEEELLRGAESNPEARTYFPPQRVGPHDYLSLVERAKRALEIPVIASLNCAAPGSWTDYARDIEQAGADALEVNLYSVEADPTVSGAEVEARYLEVVAAVRQAVRIPIAVKLSPFFSSLAHFATRLDGLGVNGLVLFNRFLQPDISLERMAALPTMTPSAPSEALVPLRWIALLHGRVRAHLAASTGVYDAPGVLKQVLAGAQVVQLASTLMKNGIPHLGKVLAGIEDWLDRRGVSSLDELRGALSQREVSDPGAFERAQYVHLILSQNI from the coding sequence ATGGCCGAGCTCGTCACCGAGTACATGGGGCTCGCGCTGCCCAGCCCGCTCGTCCTCGCGAGCTGCGCGCTGTCCAATCGCGTCGAGAACCTCGAGATGGCGGAGGGCCACGGCGCGGGGGCGGTGGTGCTGCGCTCGCTGTTCGAGGAGCAGCTCGAGGGCGCCGCGAGCGCGCTCGAGGAGGAGCTGCTGCGAGGCGCCGAGTCGAACCCGGAGGCGCGCACCTACTTCCCGCCGCAGCGGGTCGGGCCGCACGACTACCTGTCGCTCGTCGAGCGGGCGAAGCGCGCCCTCGAGATCCCGGTCATCGCGAGCCTCAACTGCGCGGCGCCCGGCAGCTGGACGGACTACGCGCGCGACATCGAGCAGGCGGGGGCCGATGCGCTGGAGGTGAACCTGTACTCCGTGGAGGCGGACCCGACGGTGTCGGGCGCCGAGGTCGAGGCGCGCTACCTCGAGGTCGTCGCGGCGGTCCGGCAGGCGGTGCGGATCCCGATCGCCGTGAAGCTGTCGCCGTTCTTCTCCTCGCTGGCGCACTTCGCCACCCGTCTCGACGGGCTCGGCGTGAACGGCCTCGTCCTCTTCAACCGCTTCCTCCAGCCGGACATCTCGCTCGAGCGGATGGCCGCGCTGCCGACCATGACCCCGTCCGCGCCGTCCGAGGCGCTCGTTCCGCTGCGCTGGATCGCGCTGCTGCACGGCCGCGTGCGCGCCCACCTCGCGGCGAGCACCGGCGTGTACGACGCGCCCGGCGTGCTGAAGCAGGTCCTCGCCGGGGCGCAGGTCGTGCAGCTCGCCTCGACGCTCATGAAGAACGGCATCCCGCACCTCGGCAAGGTGCTCGCGGGGATCGAGGACTGGCTCGATCGGCGCGGCGTCTCGAGCCTCGACGAGCTGCGCGGGGCCCTGTCGCAGCGGGAGGTGAGCGACCCGGGCGCGTTCGAGCGCGCCCAGTACGTGCACCTCATCCTGTCGCAGAACATCTGA
- a CDS encoding diacylglycerol kinase → MASPRPPLRAPAALARAFACAGAGLADAAARERNLRIHLGLGVLAACAAAVLDLSPAERALVLACAGAVVAIEAVNSAVETVVDVVLPGPDPRARFAKDASAGAVLAFAVASVAVALEILLPRAAALADDARALAPSAAGAALSALAAWRLPAPVARRAPARLALALAGGLGLGVVAAAARSVTALAVAALLLAVGAGTAARRAAGEGPPTHRG, encoded by the coding sequence ATGGCCTCGCCGCGCCCGCCCCTCCGCGCCCCCGCCGCCCTCGCCCGGGCCTTCGCGTGCGCGGGGGCGGGCCTCGCCGACGCCGCCGCTCGCGAGCGGAACCTCCGCATTCACCTCGGCCTCGGCGTGCTCGCCGCCTGCGCCGCGGCCGTGCTCGACCTCTCCCCCGCCGAGCGCGCGCTGGTCCTCGCCTGCGCTGGGGCGGTCGTCGCGATCGAGGCGGTGAACTCCGCGGTCGAGACGGTCGTCGACGTCGTCCTCCCGGGCCCCGACCCCCGCGCGCGCTTCGCGAAGGACGCCTCGGCCGGCGCCGTGCTCGCTTTCGCGGTGGCGAGCGTGGCCGTCGCGCTGGAGATCCTGCTGCCCCGCGCCGCCGCCCTCGCGGACGACGCGCGGGCGCTCGCGCCCTCCGCGGCCGGGGCGGCGCTCTCCGCCCTCGCCGCGTGGCGGCTCCCCGCCCCCGTGGCGCGGCGCGCTCCCGCGCGGCTCGCGCTCGCGCTGGCGGGCGGGCTTGGGCTGGGCGTCGTGGCGGCTGCCGCGCGGAGCGTCACGGCGCTCGCGGTGGCGGCGCTGCTCCTCGCCGTGGGCGCGGGTACGGCCGCCCGCCGGGCCGCCGGCGAGGGCCCTCCCACGCACCGCGGGTGA
- a CDS encoding rubrerythrin family protein, whose protein sequence is MANLKGSKTEQNLKDAFAGESQANRRYLYFAKIADVEGYPEVAMNFRETAEGETGHAHGHLDFLKVVGDPATGLPMGDTATNLKAAIAGETHEYTDMYPGFAKTARDEGFTEAADWFETLAKAEKSHAGRFDKMLKSIS, encoded by the coding sequence ATGGCCAACCTGAAGGGCAGCAAGACCGAGCAGAACCTCAAGGACGCGTTCGCGGGCGAGTCGCAGGCCAACCGCCGCTACCTCTACTTCGCGAAGATCGCGGACGTGGAGGGGTACCCCGAGGTCGCCATGAACTTCCGCGAGACGGCGGAGGGGGAGACCGGGCACGCGCACGGCCACCTCGACTTCCTGAAGGTCGTCGGCGATCCCGCCACCGGCCTGCCGATGGGCGACACGGCGACGAACCTCAAGGCGGCCATCGCCGGTGAGACGCACGAGTACACGGACATGTACCCGGGCTTCGCCAAGACCGCCCGCGACGAGGGCTTCACCGAGGCGGCGGACTGGTTCGAGACGCTCGCCAAGGCCGAGAAGTCCCACGCTGGCCGCTTCGACAAGATGCTGAAGAGCATCAGCTAG